One genomic window of Arvicanthis niloticus isolate mArvNil1 chromosome 24, mArvNil1.pat.X, whole genome shotgun sequence includes the following:
- the Camsap3 gene encoding calmodulin-regulated spectrin-associated protein 3 isoform X1 encodes MVEAAPAGSGPLRRTFLVPEIKSLDQYDFSRAKAAASLAWVLRAAFGGAEHVPPELWEPFYTDQYAQEHVKPPVTRLLLSAELYCRAWRQALPQLEPSPSPSALLALLARRGTVPSLPEHPVREADLKHQPILMGAHLAVIDALMVAFSFEWTKTLPGPLALSSLEHKLLFWVDTTVRRLQEKTEQEAAQRASPVAPLDGTSPAQPSCPTRWYWKLVPHAIAFCLKESGNKPPMIRYRKDRAIARRAPCFPNVTTLQDLASGAALAATIHCYCPQLLRLEEVCLKDPMSVADSLYNLQLVQDFCASHLPRGCPLSLEDLLYVPPPLKVNLVVLLAEMYMCFEVLKPDFVQAKDLPDGHAVSPRNTETVPSQNNSGSSSPVFNFRHPLLSPGGPQSPLRGSTGSLKSSPSMSHMEALGKAWNRQLSRPLSQAVSFSTPFGLDSDVDVVMGDPVLLRSVSSDSLGPPRPVSTSSRNSAQPPPESGDLPTIEEALQIIHSAEPRLLPDGAADGSFYLHSPEGLSKPPLASPYPPEGASKPLSDGLNKAPIYISHPENPSKPSPCSTGEILKPPPPSEGSPKAVASSPAANNSEVKMTSFAERKKQLVKAEAESGMGSPTSTPVAPEALSSEMSELGARLEEKRRAIEAQKRRIEAIFAKHRQRLGKTAFLQVQPREAAGEAEEEAELGSVPGGERPAGEGQGEPSSRPKSVTFSPDLGPVPPEGLGDYNRAVSKLSAALSSLQRDMQRLTDQQQRLLAPPEAPGPAPPPAAWVIPGPATGPKAASPSPARRAPAARRSPGPGPSPTPRSPKHARPAELKLAPLTRVLTPPHDVDSLPHLRKFSPSQVPVQTRSSILLSEGTPPEEATTKPALIEIPLASLGEPAADEERDGSPPGAEDSLEEEASSEGEPRSGLGFFYKDEDKPEDEMAQKRASLLERQQRRAEEARRRKQWQEAEKEQKREEAARLAQEEAPGLASIAPPASAAPVATLAPATRAMGSAEEEVGPRRGDFTRLEYERRAQLKLMDDLDKVLRPRASGTGGPGRGGRRATRPRSGCCDDSALARSPARGLLGSRLSKVYSQSTLSLSTVANEASTNNLGVKRPTSRAPSPSGLMSPSRLPGSRERDWENGSNASSPASVPEYTGPRLYKEPSAKSNKFIIHNALSHCCLAGKVNEPQKNRILEEIEKSKANHFLILFRDSSCQFRALYTLSGETEELSRLAGYGPRTVTPAMVEGIYKYNSDRKRFTQIPAKTMSMSVDAFTIQGHLWQSKKPTTPKKGSGTPK; translated from the exons AGCATGTGCCCCCGGAGCTGTGGGAACCCTTCTACACCGACCAGTATGCACAGGAGCACGTGAAGCCCCCAGTGACACGGCTGCTGCTCTCTGCGGAACTCTACTGCCGGGCCTGGCGCCAGGCACTGCCACAGCtcgagccatctcccagcccctctGCATTGCTGGCTTTGCTGGCGAGGAGGGGCACGGTGCCCTCGCTGCCCGAGCACCCAGTGCGCGAGGCTGACCTGAAACACCAGCCGATTCTCATG GGAGCCCACCTAGCTGTCATCGATGCTCTCATGGTTGCTTTCTCATTTGAGTGGACAAAGACACTGCCTGGTCCCTTGGCTCTGAGCAGCTTGGAGCACAAACTCCTTTTCTGGGTAGACACA ACCGTTCGGCGGCTGCAGGAGAAGACGGAACAAGAAGCAGCCCAGCGTGCATCTCCTGTAGCCCCTCTGGATGGGACTTCTCCTGCCCAGCCCTCG TGCCCCACACGCTGGTACTGGAAGCTGGTTCCT CACGCAATTGCCTTCTGTTTGAAGGAGTCGGGGAACAAACCCCCTATG ATTCGATACCGCAAGGACCGTGCTATTGCCCGAAGGGCCCCCTGCTTTCCAAATGTGACTACCCTTCAGGACCTGGCCAGTGGGGCAGCACTGGCTGCCACCATCCATTGCTATTGTCCCCAGCTATTACGACTTGAAG AGGTGTGCCTCAAGGACCCCATGTCTGTGGCAGACAGTCTGTACAACCTCCAGCTGGTGCAAGACTTCTGTGCTTCCCATCTTCCTCGAGGCTGCCCCCTGTCCCTTGAAGACCTGCTGTATGTCCCACCGCCACTCAAG GTCAATCTGGTGGTGCTGTTGGCAGAGATGTATATGTGCTTTGAGGTTCTGAAGCCTGATTTTGTGCAGGCCAAAGACTTGCCTGATGGACATG CTGTCTCTCCCAGGAATACTGAGACTGTACCATCTCAGAACAACAGCGGCAGCAG TTCTCCTGTCTTCAACTTCCGTCACCCGCTACTGTCACCCGGTGGTCCCCAGTCCCCACTCCGAGGATCCACAG GCTCCCTGAAGTCATCTCCATCAATGTCGCACATGGAGGCTCTCGGTAAAGCCTGGAACCGTCAGCTTAG CCGTCCCCTCTCCCAGGCTGTGTCGTTCAGCACTCCCTTTGGCCTGGACAGCGACGTGGATGTCGTCATGGGAGATCCTGTCCTGCTCCGCTCCGTCAGTTCAGACAGTCTGGGTCCCCCACGTCCTGTGTCGACATCATCGCGGAATTCTGCTCAGCCACCCCCAGAATCTGGAGACCTACCCACGATTGAAGAGGCCCTGCAGATCATCCACAGTGCTGAGCCCCGACTGCTCCCTGATGGGGCTGCTGATGGCAGCTTCTACCTCCATTCTCCTGAGGGTCTCTCCAAACCACCACTGGCCTCCCCCTACCCTCCCGAAGGAGCCTCAAAGCCACTGTCTGATGGGCTCAACAAAGCGCCCATCTATATATCACACCCTGAGAACCCTTCAAAACCATCTCCCTGCTCAACAGGAGAAATACTGAAGCCACCACCCCCATCTGAAGGGTCCCCAAAAGCTGTAGCTTCATCCCCAGCAGCCAACAACTCTGAAGTGAAGATGACCAGTTTTGCTGAACGCAAGAAACAGCTGGTGAAGGCTGAGGCTGAATCAGGAATGGGATCTCCAACATCTACTCCCGTAGCACCTgaggccttgagctcagagatgaGTGAACTGGGAGCCAGGCTGGAGGAGAAGCGCCGAGCCATAGAGGCACAGAAGCGACGCATTGAGGCCATCTTTGCCAAGCATAGGCAGAGACTGGGCAAGACCGCTTTCCTGCAAGTGCAGCCTCGGGAGGCTGCaggggaggctgaggaggaagcTGAGCTGGGCTCAGTTCCTGGTGGGGAACGGCCAGCAGGTGAGGGCCAGGGTGAGCCATCCTCACGGCCTAAGTCAGTCACCTTCTCTCCAGATCTGGGCCCAGTGCCCCCAGAGGGACTTGGGGATTACAATCGAGCAGTCAGTAAGCTGAGTGCTGCTTTGAGCTCTCTGCAGCGGGatatgcagagactcacagaccAGCAACAGCGGCTTCTAGCCCCTCCAGAGGCTCCTGGACCTGCCCCACCACCTGCAGCCTGGGTCATTCCTGGACCTGCCACAGGGCCTAAAGCAGCATCCCCTAGCCCTGCCCGTCGTGCCCCAGCGGCTCGACGCAGCCCGGGGCCAGGCCCCAGCCCAACACCCCGTAGTCCAAAACATGCAAGGCCGGCAGAGCTGAAGCTTGCACCTTTGACAAGGGTACTCACACCACCCCACGATGTAGACAGCCTCCCTCACCTACGCAAGTTTTCACCCAGCCAGGTGCCTGTACAGACTCGCTCCTCTATTCTCCTGTCGGAGGGGACACCTCCTGAGGAGGCCACCACCAAGCCTGCCCTCATCGAGATCCCTCTAGCCAGCCTTGGGGAGCCTGCTGCTGATGAGGAGAGAGATGGGAGCCCCCCTGGGGCTGAGGATTCCTTAGAGGAAGAGGCATCTTCTGAGGGCGAGCCCCGATCAGGGCTTGGATTCTTTTATAAG GATGAAGACAAGCCTGAGGATGAGATGGCTCAAAAGCGAGCTAGCCTTCTTGAGCGTCAGCAGAGGCGGGCAGAGGAGGCCCGGCGCCGCAAACagtggcaggaggcagagaaggagcagAAACGGGAGGAGGCCGCGAG GCTGGCTCAGGAGGAGGCTCCAGGCTTGGCCTCTATAGCCCCCCCAGCCTCTGCTGCTCCAGTGGCCACCCTGGCTCCTGCTACCCGAGCCATGGGCTCAGCTGAGGAGGAGGTGGGCCCCCGGCGCGGGGACTTCACAAGACTTGAGTATGAGCGCAGGGCACAACTGAAGCTGATGGATGACCTTGATAAGGTGCTACGGCCCCGGGCCTCAGGGACCGGGGGACCAGGGCGGGGCGGGCGCAGGGCCACCCGGCCACGCTCTGGTTGCTGTGATGACTCGGCCTTGGCACGAAGCCCAGCCCGCGGCCTGCTGG GCTCACGGCTCAGCAAGGTCTATTCCCAGTCTACACTGTCCCTGTCTACGGTGGCCAATGAGGCTTCCACCAATAACCTTGGTGTGAAGAGGCCCACCTCTCG GGCCCCTTCTCCATCAGGCCTCATGTCTCCAAGCCGCCTGCCTGGCAGTCGAGAGCGTGACTGGGAGAATGGAAGCAATGCTTCCTCCCCAGCATCAGTGCCTGAGTACACAG GTCCCCGGCTATACAAAGAACCCAGCGCCAAGTCTAACAAGTTTATCATCCACAATGCCTTGTCACACTGCTGCCTGGCAGGCAAGGTGAATGAGCCCCAGAAGAACAGAATTCTAGAG GAAATCGAGAAAAGCAAGGCCAACCACTTCCTGATTCTCTTTCGAGACTCAAGCTGCCAGTTTCGGGCCCTCTACACTCTGTCTGGGGAGACCGAGGAGCTGTCGAGGCTGGCAGGCTATGGGCCTCGTACTGTCACCCCTGCCATGGTCGAAGGCATCTATAAGTATAACTCGGACCGCAAACGGTTCACCCAGATCCCTGCCAAGACCATGTCTATGAGTGTGGATGCCTTCACTATCCAGGGACACCTTTGGCAAAGCAAGAAGCCCACCACGCCCAAGAAGGGCAGTGGCACCCCCAAATAA
- the Camsap3 gene encoding calmodulin-regulated spectrin-associated protein 3 isoform X5, giving the protein MVEAAPAGSGPLRRTFLVPEIKSLDQYDFSRAKAAASLAWVLRAAFGGAEHVPPELWEPFYTDQYAQEHVKPPVTRLLLSAELYCRAWRQALPQLEPSPSPSALLALLARRGTVPSLPEHPVREADLKHQPILMGAHLAVIDALMVAFSFEWTKTLPGPLALSSLEHKLLFWVDTTVRRLQEKTEQEAAQRASPVAPLDGTSPAQPSIRYRKDRAIARRAPCFPNVTTLQDLASGAALAATIHCYCPQLLRLEEVCLKDPMSVADSLYNLQLVQDFCASHLPRGCPLSLEDLLYVPPPLKVNLVVLLAEMYMCFEVLKPDFVQAKDLPDGHAVSPRNTETVPSQNNSGSSSPVFNFRHPLLSPGGPQSPLRGSTGSLKSSPSMSHMEALGKAWNRQLSRPLSQAVSFSTPFGLDSDVDVVMGDPVLLRSVSSDSLGPPRPVSTSSRNSAQPPPESGDLPTIEEALQIIHSAEPRLLPDGAADGSFYLHSPEGLSKPPLASPYPPEGASKPLSDGLNKAPIYISHPENPSKPSPCSTGEILKPPPPSEGSPKAVASSPAANNSEVKMTSFAERKKQLVKAEAESGMGSPTSTPVAPEALSSEMSELGARLEEKRRAIEAQKRRIEAIFAKHRQRLGKTAFLQVQPREAAGEAEEEAELGSVPGGERPAGEGQGEPSSRPKSVTFSPDLGPVPPEGLGDYNRAVSKLSAALSSLQRDMQRLTDQQQRLLAPPEAPGPAPPPAAWVIPGPATGPKAASPSPARRAPAARRSPGPGPSPTPRSPKHARPAELKLAPLTRVLTPPHDVDSLPHLRKFSPSQVPVQTRSSILLSEGTPPEEATTKPALIEIPLASLGEPAADEERDGSPPGAEDSLEEEASSEGEPRSGLGFFYKDEDKPEDEMAQKRASLLERQQRRAEEARRRKQWQEAEKEQKREEAARLAQEEAPGLASIAPPASAAPVATLAPATRAMGSAEEEVGPRRGDFTRLEYERRAQLKLMDDLDKVLRPRASGTGGPGRGGRRATRPRSGCCDDSALARSPARGLLGSRLSKVYSQSTLSLSTVANEASTNNLGVKRPTSRAPSPSGLMSPSRLPGSRERDWENGSNASSPASVPEYTGPRLYKEPSAKSNKFIIHNALSHCCLAGKVNEPQKNRILEEIEKSKANHFLILFRDSSCQFRALYTLSGETEELSRLAGYGPRTVTPAMVEGIYKYNSDRKRFTQIPAKTMSMSVDAFTIQGHLWQSKKPTTPKKGSGTPK; this is encoded by the exons AGCATGTGCCCCCGGAGCTGTGGGAACCCTTCTACACCGACCAGTATGCACAGGAGCACGTGAAGCCCCCAGTGACACGGCTGCTGCTCTCTGCGGAACTCTACTGCCGGGCCTGGCGCCAGGCACTGCCACAGCtcgagccatctcccagcccctctGCATTGCTGGCTTTGCTGGCGAGGAGGGGCACGGTGCCCTCGCTGCCCGAGCACCCAGTGCGCGAGGCTGACCTGAAACACCAGCCGATTCTCATG GGAGCCCACCTAGCTGTCATCGATGCTCTCATGGTTGCTTTCTCATTTGAGTGGACAAAGACACTGCCTGGTCCCTTGGCTCTGAGCAGCTTGGAGCACAAACTCCTTTTCTGGGTAGACACA ACCGTTCGGCGGCTGCAGGAGAAGACGGAACAAGAAGCAGCCCAGCGTGCATCTCCTGTAGCCCCTCTGGATGGGACTTCTCCTGCCCAGCCCTCG ATTCGATACCGCAAGGACCGTGCTATTGCCCGAAGGGCCCCCTGCTTTCCAAATGTGACTACCCTTCAGGACCTGGCCAGTGGGGCAGCACTGGCTGCCACCATCCATTGCTATTGTCCCCAGCTATTACGACTTGAAG AGGTGTGCCTCAAGGACCCCATGTCTGTGGCAGACAGTCTGTACAACCTCCAGCTGGTGCAAGACTTCTGTGCTTCCCATCTTCCTCGAGGCTGCCCCCTGTCCCTTGAAGACCTGCTGTATGTCCCACCGCCACTCAAG GTCAATCTGGTGGTGCTGTTGGCAGAGATGTATATGTGCTTTGAGGTTCTGAAGCCTGATTTTGTGCAGGCCAAAGACTTGCCTGATGGACATG CTGTCTCTCCCAGGAATACTGAGACTGTACCATCTCAGAACAACAGCGGCAGCAG TTCTCCTGTCTTCAACTTCCGTCACCCGCTACTGTCACCCGGTGGTCCCCAGTCCCCACTCCGAGGATCCACAG GCTCCCTGAAGTCATCTCCATCAATGTCGCACATGGAGGCTCTCGGTAAAGCCTGGAACCGTCAGCTTAG CCGTCCCCTCTCCCAGGCTGTGTCGTTCAGCACTCCCTTTGGCCTGGACAGCGACGTGGATGTCGTCATGGGAGATCCTGTCCTGCTCCGCTCCGTCAGTTCAGACAGTCTGGGTCCCCCACGTCCTGTGTCGACATCATCGCGGAATTCTGCTCAGCCACCCCCAGAATCTGGAGACCTACCCACGATTGAAGAGGCCCTGCAGATCATCCACAGTGCTGAGCCCCGACTGCTCCCTGATGGGGCTGCTGATGGCAGCTTCTACCTCCATTCTCCTGAGGGTCTCTCCAAACCACCACTGGCCTCCCCCTACCCTCCCGAAGGAGCCTCAAAGCCACTGTCTGATGGGCTCAACAAAGCGCCCATCTATATATCACACCCTGAGAACCCTTCAAAACCATCTCCCTGCTCAACAGGAGAAATACTGAAGCCACCACCCCCATCTGAAGGGTCCCCAAAAGCTGTAGCTTCATCCCCAGCAGCCAACAACTCTGAAGTGAAGATGACCAGTTTTGCTGAACGCAAGAAACAGCTGGTGAAGGCTGAGGCTGAATCAGGAATGGGATCTCCAACATCTACTCCCGTAGCACCTgaggccttgagctcagagatgaGTGAACTGGGAGCCAGGCTGGAGGAGAAGCGCCGAGCCATAGAGGCACAGAAGCGACGCATTGAGGCCATCTTTGCCAAGCATAGGCAGAGACTGGGCAAGACCGCTTTCCTGCAAGTGCAGCCTCGGGAGGCTGCaggggaggctgaggaggaagcTGAGCTGGGCTCAGTTCCTGGTGGGGAACGGCCAGCAGGTGAGGGCCAGGGTGAGCCATCCTCACGGCCTAAGTCAGTCACCTTCTCTCCAGATCTGGGCCCAGTGCCCCCAGAGGGACTTGGGGATTACAATCGAGCAGTCAGTAAGCTGAGTGCTGCTTTGAGCTCTCTGCAGCGGGatatgcagagactcacagaccAGCAACAGCGGCTTCTAGCCCCTCCAGAGGCTCCTGGACCTGCCCCACCACCTGCAGCCTGGGTCATTCCTGGACCTGCCACAGGGCCTAAAGCAGCATCCCCTAGCCCTGCCCGTCGTGCCCCAGCGGCTCGACGCAGCCCGGGGCCAGGCCCCAGCCCAACACCCCGTAGTCCAAAACATGCAAGGCCGGCAGAGCTGAAGCTTGCACCTTTGACAAGGGTACTCACACCACCCCACGATGTAGACAGCCTCCCTCACCTACGCAAGTTTTCACCCAGCCAGGTGCCTGTACAGACTCGCTCCTCTATTCTCCTGTCGGAGGGGACACCTCCTGAGGAGGCCACCACCAAGCCTGCCCTCATCGAGATCCCTCTAGCCAGCCTTGGGGAGCCTGCTGCTGATGAGGAGAGAGATGGGAGCCCCCCTGGGGCTGAGGATTCCTTAGAGGAAGAGGCATCTTCTGAGGGCGAGCCCCGATCAGGGCTTGGATTCTTTTATAAG GATGAAGACAAGCCTGAGGATGAGATGGCTCAAAAGCGAGCTAGCCTTCTTGAGCGTCAGCAGAGGCGGGCAGAGGAGGCCCGGCGCCGCAAACagtggcaggaggcagagaaggagcagAAACGGGAGGAGGCCGCGAG GCTGGCTCAGGAGGAGGCTCCAGGCTTGGCCTCTATAGCCCCCCCAGCCTCTGCTGCTCCAGTGGCCACCCTGGCTCCTGCTACCCGAGCCATGGGCTCAGCTGAGGAGGAGGTGGGCCCCCGGCGCGGGGACTTCACAAGACTTGAGTATGAGCGCAGGGCACAACTGAAGCTGATGGATGACCTTGATAAGGTGCTACGGCCCCGGGCCTCAGGGACCGGGGGACCAGGGCGGGGCGGGCGCAGGGCCACCCGGCCACGCTCTGGTTGCTGTGATGACTCGGCCTTGGCACGAAGCCCAGCCCGCGGCCTGCTGG GCTCACGGCTCAGCAAGGTCTATTCCCAGTCTACACTGTCCCTGTCTACGGTGGCCAATGAGGCTTCCACCAATAACCTTGGTGTGAAGAGGCCCACCTCTCG GGCCCCTTCTCCATCAGGCCTCATGTCTCCAAGCCGCCTGCCTGGCAGTCGAGAGCGTGACTGGGAGAATGGAAGCAATGCTTCCTCCCCAGCATCAGTGCCTGAGTACACAG GTCCCCGGCTATACAAAGAACCCAGCGCCAAGTCTAACAAGTTTATCATCCACAATGCCTTGTCACACTGCTGCCTGGCAGGCAAGGTGAATGAGCCCCAGAAGAACAGAATTCTAGAG GAAATCGAGAAAAGCAAGGCCAACCACTTCCTGATTCTCTTTCGAGACTCAAGCTGCCAGTTTCGGGCCCTCTACACTCTGTCTGGGGAGACCGAGGAGCTGTCGAGGCTGGCAGGCTATGGGCCTCGTACTGTCACCCCTGCCATGGTCGAAGGCATCTATAAGTATAACTCGGACCGCAAACGGTTCACCCAGATCCCTGCCAAGACCATGTCTATGAGTGTGGATGCCTTCACTATCCAGGGACACCTTTGGCAAAGCAAGAAGCCCACCACGCCCAAGAAGGGCAGTGGCACCCCCAAATAA
- the Camsap3 gene encoding calmodulin-regulated spectrin-associated protein 3 isoform X4 encodes MVEAAPAGSGPLRRTFLVPEIKSLDQYDFSRAKAAASLAWVLRAAFGGAEHVPPELWEPFYTDQYAQEHVKPPVTRLLLSAELYCRAWRQALPQLEPSPSPSALLALLARRGTVPSLPEHPVREADLKHQPILMGAHLAVIDALMVAFSFEWTKTLPGPLALSSLEHKLLFWVDTTVRRLQEKTEQEAAQRASPVAPLDGTSPAQPSCPTRWYWKLVPHAIAFCLKESGNKPPMIRYRKDRAIARRAPCFPNVTTLQDLASGAALAATIHCYCPQLLRLEEVCLKDPMSVADSLYNLQLVQDFCASHLPRGCPLSLEDLLYVPPPLKVNLVVLLAEMYMCFEVLKPDFVQAKDLPDGHAVSPRNTETVPSQNNSGSSSPVFNFRHPLLSPGGPQSPLRGSTGSLKSSPSMSHMEALGKAWNRQLSDVDVVMGDPVLLRSVSSDSLGPPRPVSTSSRNSAQPPPESGDLPTIEEALQIIHSAEPRLLPDGAADGSFYLHSPEGLSKPPLASPYPPEGASKPLSDGLNKAPIYISHPENPSKPSPCSTGEILKPPPPSEGSPKAVASSPAANNSEVKMTSFAERKKQLVKAEAESGMGSPTSTPVAPEALSSEMSELGARLEEKRRAIEAQKRRIEAIFAKHRQRLGKTAFLQVQPREAAGEAEEEAELGSVPGGERPAGEGQGEPSSRPKSVTFSPDLGPVPPEGLGDYNRAVSKLSAALSSLQRDMQRLTDQQQRLLAPPEAPGPAPPPAAWVIPGPATGPKAASPSPARRAPAARRSPGPGPSPTPRSPKHARPAELKLAPLTRVLTPPHDVDSLPHLRKFSPSQVPVQTRSSILLSEGTPPEEATTKPALIEIPLASLGEPAADEERDGSPPGAEDSLEEEASSEGEPRSGLGFFYKDEDKPEDEMAQKRASLLERQQRRAEEARRRKQWQEAEKEQKREEAARLAQEEAPGLASIAPPASAAPVATLAPATRAMGSAEEEVGPRRGDFTRLEYERRAQLKLMDDLDKVLRPRASGTGGPGRGGRRATRPRSGCCDDSALARSPARGLLGSRLSKVYSQSTLSLSTVANEASTNNLGVKRPTSRAPSPSGLMSPSRLPGSRERDWENGSNASSPASVPEYTGPRLYKEPSAKSNKFIIHNALSHCCLAGKVNEPQKNRILEEIEKSKANHFLILFRDSSCQFRALYTLSGETEELSRLAGYGPRTVTPAMVEGIYKYNSDRKRFTQIPAKTMSMSVDAFTIQGHLWQSKKPTTPKKGSGTPK; translated from the exons AGCATGTGCCCCCGGAGCTGTGGGAACCCTTCTACACCGACCAGTATGCACAGGAGCACGTGAAGCCCCCAGTGACACGGCTGCTGCTCTCTGCGGAACTCTACTGCCGGGCCTGGCGCCAGGCACTGCCACAGCtcgagccatctcccagcccctctGCATTGCTGGCTTTGCTGGCGAGGAGGGGCACGGTGCCCTCGCTGCCCGAGCACCCAGTGCGCGAGGCTGACCTGAAACACCAGCCGATTCTCATG GGAGCCCACCTAGCTGTCATCGATGCTCTCATGGTTGCTTTCTCATTTGAGTGGACAAAGACACTGCCTGGTCCCTTGGCTCTGAGCAGCTTGGAGCACAAACTCCTTTTCTGGGTAGACACA ACCGTTCGGCGGCTGCAGGAGAAGACGGAACAAGAAGCAGCCCAGCGTGCATCTCCTGTAGCCCCTCTGGATGGGACTTCTCCTGCCCAGCCCTCG TGCCCCACACGCTGGTACTGGAAGCTGGTTCCT CACGCAATTGCCTTCTGTTTGAAGGAGTCGGGGAACAAACCCCCTATG ATTCGATACCGCAAGGACCGTGCTATTGCCCGAAGGGCCCCCTGCTTTCCAAATGTGACTACCCTTCAGGACCTGGCCAGTGGGGCAGCACTGGCTGCCACCATCCATTGCTATTGTCCCCAGCTATTACGACTTGAAG AGGTGTGCCTCAAGGACCCCATGTCTGTGGCAGACAGTCTGTACAACCTCCAGCTGGTGCAAGACTTCTGTGCTTCCCATCTTCCTCGAGGCTGCCCCCTGTCCCTTGAAGACCTGCTGTATGTCCCACCGCCACTCAAG GTCAATCTGGTGGTGCTGTTGGCAGAGATGTATATGTGCTTTGAGGTTCTGAAGCCTGATTTTGTGCAGGCCAAAGACTTGCCTGATGGACATG CTGTCTCTCCCAGGAATACTGAGACTGTACCATCTCAGAACAACAGCGGCAGCAG TTCTCCTGTCTTCAACTTCCGTCACCCGCTACTGTCACCCGGTGGTCCCCAGTCCCCACTCCGAGGATCCACAG GCTCCCTGAAGTCATCTCCATCAATGTCGCACATGGAGGCTCTCGGTAAAGCCTGGAACCGTCAGCTTAG CGACGTGGATGTCGTCATGGGAGATCCTGTCCTGCTCCGCTCCGTCAGTTCAGACAGTCTGGGTCCCCCACGTCCTGTGTCGACATCATCGCGGAATTCTGCTCAGCCACCCCCAGAATCTGGAGACCTACCCACGATTGAAGAGGCCCTGCAGATCATCCACAGTGCTGAGCCCCGACTGCTCCCTGATGGGGCTGCTGATGGCAGCTTCTACCTCCATTCTCCTGAGGGTCTCTCCAAACCACCACTGGCCTCCCCCTACCCTCCCGAAGGAGCCTCAAAGCCACTGTCTGATGGGCTCAACAAAGCGCCCATCTATATATCACACCCTGAGAACCCTTCAAAACCATCTCCCTGCTCAACAGGAGAAATACTGAAGCCACCACCCCCATCTGAAGGGTCCCCAAAAGCTGTAGCTTCATCCCCAGCAGCCAACAACTCTGAAGTGAAGATGACCAGTTTTGCTGAACGCAAGAAACAGCTGGTGAAGGCTGAGGCTGAATCAGGAATGGGATCTCCAACATCTACTCCCGTAGCACCTgaggccttgagctcagagatgaGTGAACTGGGAGCCAGGCTGGAGGAGAAGCGCCGAGCCATAGAGGCACAGAAGCGACGCATTGAGGCCATCTTTGCCAAGCATAGGCAGAGACTGGGCAAGACCGCTTTCCTGCAAGTGCAGCCTCGGGAGGCTGCaggggaggctgaggaggaagcTGAGCTGGGCTCAGTTCCTGGTGGGGAACGGCCAGCAGGTGAGGGCCAGGGTGAGCCATCCTCACGGCCTAAGTCAGTCACCTTCTCTCCAGATCTGGGCCCAGTGCCCCCAGAGGGACTTGGGGATTACAATCGAGCAGTCAGTAAGCTGAGTGCTGCTTTGAGCTCTCTGCAGCGGGatatgcagagactcacagaccAGCAACAGCGGCTTCTAGCCCCTCCAGAGGCTCCTGGACCTGCCCCACCACCTGCAGCCTGGGTCATTCCTGGACCTGCCACAGGGCCTAAAGCAGCATCCCCTAGCCCTGCCCGTCGTGCCCCAGCGGCTCGACGCAGCCCGGGGCCAGGCCCCAGCCCAACACCCCGTAGTCCAAAACATGCAAGGCCGGCAGAGCTGAAGCTTGCACCTTTGACAAGGGTACTCACACCACCCCACGATGTAGACAGCCTCCCTCACCTACGCAAGTTTTCACCCAGCCAGGTGCCTGTACAGACTCGCTCCTCTATTCTCCTGTCGGAGGGGACACCTCCTGAGGAGGCCACCACCAAGCCTGCCCTCATCGAGATCCCTCTAGCCAGCCTTGGGGAGCCTGCTGCTGATGAGGAGAGAGATGGGAGCCCCCCTGGGGCTGAGGATTCCTTAGAGGAAGAGGCATCTTCTGAGGGCGAGCCCCGATCAGGGCTTGGATTCTTTTATAAG GATGAAGACAAGCCTGAGGATGAGATGGCTCAAAAGCGAGCTAGCCTTCTTGAGCGTCAGCAGAGGCGGGCAGAGGAGGCCCGGCGCCGCAAACagtggcaggaggcagagaaggagcagAAACGGGAGGAGGCCGCGAG GCTGGCTCAGGAGGAGGCTCCAGGCTTGGCCTCTATAGCCCCCCCAGCCTCTGCTGCTCCAGTGGCCACCCTGGCTCCTGCTACCCGAGCCATGGGCTCAGCTGAGGAGGAGGTGGGCCCCCGGCGCGGGGACTTCACAAGACTTGAGTATGAGCGCAGGGCACAACTGAAGCTGATGGATGACCTTGATAAGGTGCTACGGCCCCGGGCCTCAGGGACCGGGGGACCAGGGCGGGGCGGGCGCAGGGCCACCCGGCCACGCTCTGGTTGCTGTGATGACTCGGCCTTGGCACGAAGCCCAGCCCGCGGCCTGCTGG GCTCACGGCTCAGCAAGGTCTATTCCCAGTCTACACTGTCCCTGTCTACGGTGGCCAATGAGGCTTCCACCAATAACCTTGGTGTGAAGAGGCCCACCTCTCG GGCCCCTTCTCCATCAGGCCTCATGTCTCCAAGCCGCCTGCCTGGCAGTCGAGAGCGTGACTGGGAGAATGGAAGCAATGCTTCCTCCCCAGCATCAGTGCCTGAGTACACAG GTCCCCGGCTATACAAAGAACCCAGCGCCAAGTCTAACAAGTTTATCATCCACAATGCCTTGTCACACTGCTGCCTGGCAGGCAAGGTGAATGAGCCCCAGAAGAACAGAATTCTAGAG GAAATCGAGAAAAGCAAGGCCAACCACTTCCTGATTCTCTTTCGAGACTCAAGCTGCCAGTTTCGGGCCCTCTACACTCTGTCTGGGGAGACCGAGGAGCTGTCGAGGCTGGCAGGCTATGGGCCTCGTACTGTCACCCCTGCCATGGTCGAAGGCATCTATAAGTATAACTCGGACCGCAAACGGTTCACCCAGATCCCTGCCAAGACCATGTCTATGAGTGTGGATGCCTTCACTATCCAGGGACACCTTTGGCAAAGCAAGAAGCCCACCACGCCCAAGAAGGGCAGTGGCACCCCCAAATAA